A part of Cannabis sativa cultivar Pink pepper isolate KNU-18-1 chromosome 6, ASM2916894v1, whole genome shotgun sequence genomic DNA contains:
- the LOC115724886 gene encoding uncharacterized protein LOC115724886, with protein MAIHTRFLSRRDDDEQDCRRTLLQLLEKIKMLEEELKLEREGRLNQQQKKKCHICDNEISDEGSSSGCKFCNDLRRRNQEQHRPIQTPFHSSHPLKLCTDKFQTFICNSCHKLHENIDMYFTCEQCDFFMDVKCMVMPQPTWYDEFESVGGKFIQHSTHQHRMPLIKDGAINDDVSCFVCRLKCSGEVCYGCKRCEYFLHESCAQLPPQIYGSSFHNKHLLFFHTSNRAFRSCKSCNKENLIFTYECRQCDCILCGDCASTIPHGVKFDYHEHPLYLQSTDDDDNLMKCDGYDSYCKRPTLNNSEEINGTKSYIFWCAKCDFKVHMLCGLLPKIIKYDYHIHSLVLFDLALENEFGEYGCDICEGKRDPRFCAYVCEECKFIAHVHCLTSQIMKVLKGDLKNLELHNVGEMKLSNEVNNVWVVEKEQGRSVTTLMDLLNQISEVESEKLMAYFHFDVVNKGSDHDKTTQHQLQHNNNDEVLQFSNFIESHQFISVLFDEFHSNFQKRKLEIKYTDLSLRVVPFKGYAIPLNLGSVLKNLLEKYGDIGESSTFSPAMKSIGIFFTCKVLKQMQLTLIADINKDHLRHWYFYIIFAKEIMGFEVEFLEVSLKKITQVFFYRQVSKLLDMDIKSLRQSKMDELENEKDKCKVKFDKLREFQESSFSNQFIKKRLNEGLKLMWKTVGEVGFKSHN; from the exons ATGGCTATTCATACTAGATTTCTATCGAGACGCGATGATGATGAACAAGATTGTAGAAGAACCCTTCTCCAATTattggagaaaataaaaatgttagAGGAAGAACTGAAATTGGAGCGAGAAGGAAGATTgaaccaacaacaaaagaagAAATGTCACATATGTGATAATGAAATTTCTGATGAAGGTTCTTCATCTGGGTGCAAATTTTGCAATGACTTGCGCAGGCGCAACCAAGAACAACATCGTCCAATCCAAACTCCCTTTCATTCTTCCCACCCACTTAAATTATGTACTGATAAATTTCAAACCTTTATATGCAACTCTTGCCATAAATTGCATGAAAATATTGATATGTATTTTACATGCGAACAATGTGATTTCTTCATGGACGtaaaatgcatggttatgcccCAGCCAACATGGTACGATGAATTTGAAAGTGTAGGTGGAAAGTTCATACAACATTCTACACATCAACATCGTATGCCACTTATTAAAGACGGAGCAATTAATGACGATGTCAGTTGCTTTGTCTGTCGCTTGAAATGTTCAGGTGAAGTTTGTTATGGTTGCAAACGTTGTGAGTATTTTTTGCATGAATCGTGTGCACAATTACCACCTCAAATTTATGGTTCTTCTTTTCATAATAAACACCTTTTATTCTTTCATACTTCTAATCGTGCATTTCGTTCTTGCAAGTCTTGCAACAAAGAAAATCTAATCTTCACTTATGAATGTCGTCAATGTGATTGTATTTTATGTGGGGATTGTGCCTCTACAATTCCACATGGTGTAAAGTTCGATTATCATGAGCATCCTCTTTACCTCCAAAGCacagatgatgatgataatCTAATGAAGTGTGATGGGTATGATTCCTATTGCAAAAGGCCTACTCTCAATAATTCAGAGGAAATTAACGGTACAAAATCGTACATATTTTGGTGTGCAAAATGTGATTTCAAAGTTCACATGCTATGTGGGTTGTTacctaaaattattaaatatgacTATCACATACATTCTCTTGTACTCTTTGATTTGGCTTTGGAAAACGAGTTTGGAGAATACGGTTGTGATATTTGCGAAGGTAAAAGAGATCCACGATTTTGTGCATACGTTTGTGAAGAATGCAAGTTCATTGCTCATGTGCATTGTCTAACTTCTCAG ATTATGAAAGTTCTAAAAGGAGATCTGAAAAATTTGGAACTTCATAATGTTGGAGAGATGAAACTTTCCAATGAAGTAAACAATGTTTGGGTGGTTGAGAAAGAGCAGGGACGTTCAGTAACCACCTTAATGGATTTACTAAACCAAATATCTGAAGTTGAATCAGAAAAGCTCATGGCTTATTTTCACTTTGATGTGGTCAATAAAGGAAGTGATCATGACAAAACTACTCAACACCAGCTTCAACATAACAATAATGATGAAGTTCTtcaattttctaactttatcGAGAGCCACCAATTTATATCAGTACTTTTTGATGAGTTTCATTCCAACTTTCAGAAAAGAAAGCTTGAAATAAAGTACACTGATTTATCATTGAGAGTTGTTCCTTTTAAAGGTTATGCAATACCTCTGAATTTGGGCTCTGTTTTGAAAAATCTACTTGAGAAGTATGGTGATATTGGTGAGTCTTCCACATTCTCCCCAGCCATGAAAAGTATAGGCATTTTCTTCACATGTAAAGTACTCAAACAAATGCAATTGACTTTGATTGCAGACATCAATAAAGATCATCTTCGACATTGGTATTTCTACATAATATTTGCCAAGGAGATTATGGGGTTTGAAGTGGAATTTTTGGAAGTGTCTCTAAAGAAAATCACACAAGTTTTCTTCTATCGACAAGTTAGTAAGTTACTTGACATGGATATTAAATCATTGCGACAAAGTAAGatggatgagcttgaaaatgaAAAGGACAAGTGCAAAGTGAAATTTGACAAGCTTAGGGAGTTTCAAGAGTCTTCTTTTAGTAATCAATTTATAAAGAAACGCTTGAATGAGGGGTTGAAACTGATGTGGAAGACTGTTGGGGAAGTTGGCTTTAAATCTCATAACTAA
- the LOC115695934 gene encoding mitochondrial arginine transporter BAC1: protein MGDTPAYKEYVAGLLAGVSTVAIGHPFDTVKVKLQKHNTEAHGIQYKNGWHCTTRILRTEGIRGLYRGATSSFVGVSFESSLVFGIYSQTKQFLQGSTQSSAPQPHIIIPSAAYGGAIISFILCPSELIKCRMQIQGTDSLVPLTSGYSGPLDCAVKTVKSEGVKGIFRGGGATLLRESIGNAAFFSVYEYVRYHMHSQLNSASSDNSNLIDVGVGIISGGLGGIAFWSAVLPLDVAKTIIQTSPDKNTTRNPFQILNSIYRRDGIKGCYTGLGPTICRAFPANAAAIVTWELAIKLLGLNRN, encoded by the exons ATGGGGGACACTCCCGCTTACAAGGAGTACGTCGCCGGCTTACTCGCAGGAGTTTCCACCGTCGCCATAGGTCATCCCTTTGACACCGTTAAG GTTAAGCTGCAAAAACACAATACTGAAGCACATGGTATTCAGTACAAGAATGGTTGGCATTGTACTACTAGGATACTAAGGACTGAAGGA ATTAGAGGACTTTATAGAGGTGCTACATCATCTTTCGTTGGGGTGTCTTTTGAGAGTTCCCTTGTTTTTGGCATTTATTCCCAGACGAAACAGTTTTTGCAG GGAAGTACACAGAGTAGTGCTCCACAGCCCCATATAATAATACCATCTGCTGCTTATGGGGGAGCTATTATCAGTTTTATATTATGTCCATCAGAGCTAATTAAG TGTAGGATGCAAATTCAAGGAACTGATTCTTTGGTTCCATTAACTAGCGGATATAGCGGTCCTCTTGATTGTGCTGTTAAAACTGTAAAAAGCGAAGGG GTTAAGGGAATCTTCCGTGGAGGCGGTGCAACATTGCTGAGGGAATCCATTGGAAATGCAGCCTTTTTCAGTGTTTACGAGTATGTTCGCTATCACATGCATTCACAACTGAATTCTGCTTCATCTGATAACAGCAACTTAATTGACGTGGGAGTTGGAATTATCAGTGGTGGTCTTGGTGGTATAGCG TTTTGGTCTGCTGTCTTGCCCTTGGATGTGGCTAAAACCATAATCCAGACTTCCCCAGATAAGAACACAACACGAAATCCCTTTCAAATCTTGAATTCA ATTTACAGAAGAGATGGAATCAAAGGATGTTATACAGGTTTAGGTCCCACAATATGCCGTGCATTTCCTGCTAACGCAGCAGCCATTGTCACCTGGGAGCTAGCCATAAAACTTCTCGGCCTCAATCGTAATTGA
- the LOC115725035 gene encoding bifunctional riboflavin biosynthesis protein RIBA 1, chloroplastic, with product MASSINISSPPTTTLSRPQASKNFKLFSGLHAQNVYFANGHTSNLSMVRLGGKVSFSNKSPGMTRAALVSGEGDLLAYTNGNNILEDSTLLSDHTVGIEMQPDAVSFGALSADTAPTSSGFSDDNDEFDLDRPTEGFASIPEAIEDIRQGKIVVVVDDEDRENEGDLIMAAELATPEAMAFIVKYGTGIVCVSMKGEDLERLQIPLMVHQKENDEKLCTAFTVTVDAKHGTSTGVSARDRATTVLALASGDSKPDDFNRPGHIFPLKYREGGVLKRAGHTEASVDLAVLAGFNPAAVLCEVVDDDGSMARLPKLREFAARENLKIVSIADLIRYRRKRDKLIVRSAAAPIPTMWGPFTSYCYKSILDGIEHIAMVKGDIGDGQDVLVRVHSECLTGDIFGSARCDCGNQLALAMQQIEAAGRGVLVYLRGHEGRGIGLGHKLNAYNLQDKGRDTVEANEELGLPVDSREYGIGAQILRDLGVRTMKLMTNNPAKYIGLKGYGLAVVGRVPLLSLITKENKKYLETKRAKMGHVYGFEPNNRLINVNNSNSKQGVESSSDAVSNS from the exons ATGGCTTCTTCAATCAATATTTCATCCCCTCCTACAACTACTCTCTCGCGACCCCA AGCAAGCAAAAACTTCAAATTGTTTAGTGGATTGCACGCTCAAAATGTTTACTTTGCAAATGGTCATACCTCCAATTTATCCATGGTCCGGCTGGGTGGTAAAGTTTCATTTAGTAATAAAAGTCCCGGGATGACTAGAGCTGCATTGGTATCTGGAGAGGGTGACCTTTTGGCTTATACAAATGGAAATAATATACTGGAAGATAGTACTCTTCTTAGTGATCATACTGTTGGGATTGAGATGCAGCCTGATGCAGTTTCATTTGGAGCACTTTCAGCAGATACTGCTCCAACAAGTAGCGGTTTTTCTGACGACAATGATGAATTTGATCTCGATCGCCCAACAGAAGGTTTTGCTTCTATTCCAGAGGCCATTGAAGACATTCGTCAAGGAAAG ATTGTAGTGGTTGTGGATGACGAGGACAGAGAAAATGAAGGAGATCTCATAATGGCTGCCGAATTGGCTACGCCAGAGGCTATGGCTTTCATTGTAAAGTATGGAACTGGTATAGTTTGCGTGAGCATGAAAGGAGAAGATCTTGAGAGGTTGCAAATTCCTTTGATGGTACACCAAAAGGAGAATGATGAGAAACTTTGTACTGCATTCACTGTTACTGTG GATGCAAAACATGGTACAAGCACGGGAGTGTCAGCTCGTGATAGGGCAACAACAGTATTGGCTCTTGCTTCCGGGGATTCTAAACCTGATGACTTCAATCGACCAGGCCATATTTTCCCACTGAAATACCGGGAAGGTGGTGTTCTTAAACGGGCTGGACATACAGAAGCTTCTGTTGATCTTGCAGTACTAGCTGGTTTCAATCCTGCTGCAGTTCTTTGTGAGGTTGTGGATGATGATGGTTCCATGGCTAGATTACCAAAGCTTCGCGAATTTGCAGCAAGGGAGAACTTGAAAATTGTATCTATTGCTGATTTAATAAG ATATAGAAGGAAGAGGGATAAATTAATCGTGCGTTCTGCAGCAGCACCGATACCTACAATGTGGGGACCTTTCACATCTTACTGTTATAAATCTATCCTAGATGGGATTGAACATATTGCAATGGTTAAG GGCGACATTGGGGATGGACAAGATGTTCTAGTAAGAGTTCACTCAGAATGTCTAACGGGAGATATATTCGGATCAGCCAGATGTGACTGTGGGAACCAGCTAGCACTTGCAATGCAACAAATTGAGGCTGCCGGGAGAGGCGTCTTAGTGTACCTCCGTGGACATGAAGGAAGAGGCATTGGATTGGGTCACAAACTGAATGCTTATAACCTTCAAGACAAAGGGCGTGATACAGTGGAAGCCAATGAAGAGCTAGGTTTGCCGGTCGACTCACGTGAATATGGCATTGGTGCACAG ATATTAAGAGATCTGGGTGTTCGAACGATGAAACTCATGACAAACAACCCCGCGAAGTACATCGGGCTTAAAGGTTATGGCTTGGCTGTTGTGGGAAGAGTCCCATTGTTAAGTCTGATTACAAAAGAGAACAAAAAGTACTTGGAGACGAAACGAGCGAAAATGGGGCATGTTTACGGGTTTGAGCCCAACAACCGTTTGATCAACGTTAATAACAGCAATAGTAAACAGGGTGTGGAAAGTTCATCTGATGCTGTCTCTAACTCATAA